The uncultured Hyphomonas sp. genome includes a region encoding these proteins:
- a CDS encoding acyl-CoA dehydrogenase family protein, translated as MNLDFSDEQKQLRDQVRRFLTEKCPPDAVRKILESDERYDKSLYAGLAEMGLLGAAIPEEYGGVGLGHLELCVVAEELGRVLAPVPVSSSIYLASEFLLLAGSETQKAEWLPKLASGEAIGTFALVEGQGRAGPDMIAASVKGGKLSGTKTPVADGCDADFAIVVARDEADGLSLYLVPLTGDGVEREVLETIDPTRGQARVTFSNAQAELLGSAGDGWHIATQVMDRAAVLMAFEQLGGSDRALEMARDYALERMAFGRPIGSFQAIKHILADMYVSATLARSNCYYGAWALGVSPAELPVAAATARVSATTAFQHCSKNNIQVHGGMGFTWAFDCHLYYRRSNGLALALGSLSTWESELIERMGAGNAETAA; from the coding sequence TTGAACCTCGACTTCTCCGACGAGCAGAAGCAGTTGCGCGATCAGGTGCGGCGCTTTCTTACCGAAAAATGTCCGCCGGATGCGGTCCGGAAAATTCTGGAAAGCGACGAGCGCTACGACAAATCCCTGTATGCGGGACTTGCCGAGATGGGCCTGCTTGGAGCGGCCATTCCGGAAGAGTATGGCGGCGTTGGGCTCGGTCATCTTGAACTCTGTGTCGTGGCCGAAGAGTTGGGCCGGGTGCTTGCCCCTGTGCCTGTGTCGTCCTCGATTTACCTGGCGTCCGAATTCCTGCTGCTCGCGGGCTCTGAAACACAGAAAGCCGAATGGCTGCCAAAGCTCGCCTCGGGCGAAGCCATTGGCACGTTCGCGCTGGTCGAGGGGCAGGGCCGCGCCGGGCCGGACATGATCGCAGCGAGCGTGAAGGGCGGGAAGCTCTCCGGCACGAAGACGCCAGTGGCGGATGGATGCGATGCCGATTTTGCCATTGTCGTTGCGCGCGACGAAGCTGACGGCCTGTCTCTCTATCTGGTTCCGTTGACCGGGGACGGCGTCGAACGGGAAGTGCTCGAGACGATCGACCCGACGCGTGGCCAAGCGCGTGTCACATTCAGCAATGCCCAAGCTGAACTCCTGGGGTCGGCGGGCGACGGCTGGCACATCGCGACACAAGTGATGGACCGGGCGGCTGTCCTGATGGCGTTCGAACAACTCGGCGGTTCAGACCGGGCGCTGGAAATGGCGCGGGACTACGCGCTGGAGCGTATGGCCTTTGGCCGACCGATCGGCTCTTTCCAGGCGATCAAGCACATTCTGGCGGACATGTATGTTTCGGCCACGTTGGCGCGATCCAATTGCTACTATGGCGCATGGGCGCTCGGCGTGAGCCCGGCGGAACTCCCAGTGGCGGCGGCGACTGCGCGTGTCTCCGCGACGACGGCATTCCAGCACTGCTCCAAGAACAACATCCAGGTGCATGGCGGCATGGGCTTCACCTGGGCATTTGATTGCCATCTCTATTACCGGCGGTCCAACGGCCTCGCCTTGGCGCTCGGTTCACTCTCCACATGGGAAAGCGAACTGATCGAGCGCATGGGCGCCGGCAACGCAGAAACAGCAGCATAA
- a CDS encoding SDR family NAD(P)-dependent oxidoreductase, whose product MTYPLPNNSVDLSGQVALVTGASSGLGLRFAKVLASCGAKVALAARRLDRLEALAEEIRNDGGEAVAIEMDATDADQMIAGVAKAEADLGLVTILVNNAGIPDAQRAHKMDIELIDRVLDINVRAPFVLSCEVARRLMAVGQPGRIVNIASSAAYSYRGEGAALYSVSKAAVVRITETLAVEWARNNINVNAIAPGAFESEMMDGMLSRMGDIAQHFPRKRIGNPAQLDSTLLYLVGPASDAVTGTSIRVDDGQGAR is encoded by the coding sequence ATGACCTATCCACTTCCCAACAATTCGGTTGACCTGTCGGGGCAGGTGGCGCTGGTCACAGGTGCGTCTTCGGGGCTTGGTCTTCGCTTTGCGAAAGTCCTGGCGAGCTGTGGTGCGAAAGTCGCTCTGGCGGCGCGCCGGCTCGACCGGCTTGAAGCATTGGCCGAGGAGATCCGGAACGACGGCGGGGAAGCTGTCGCGATCGAGATGGATGCGACCGACGCGGATCAGATGATCGCAGGTGTTGCGAAGGCCGAAGCGGATCTTGGGCTGGTCACTATTCTGGTCAACAATGCCGGTATCCCGGATGCGCAACGTGCGCATAAAATGGATATCGAACTGATCGACCGCGTGCTCGACATTAATGTGCGGGCGCCATTCGTCCTCAGTTGTGAAGTCGCACGGCGTTTGATGGCTGTCGGGCAACCGGGGCGCATCGTCAACATCGCATCTTCCGCAGCTTACAGCTATCGCGGAGAAGGCGCCGCACTTTATTCAGTGTCGAAGGCTGCCGTCGTGCGCATAACCGAAACGTTGGCCGTCGAATGGGCGCGCAACAATATTAACGTCAATGCGATTGCGCCGGGCGCCTTTGAATCCGAAATGATGGACGGCATGCTCAGCCGGATGGGCGACATTGCCCAGCATTTCCCCCGCAAGCGGATTGGCAATCCGGCCCAGCTCGACTCGACATTGCTCTATCTTGTGGGCCCGGCTTCCGATGCCGTGACCGGAACGAGCATCCGCGTTGATGATGGACAAGGCGCTCGGTAG
- a CDS encoding 5'-methylthioadenosine/S-adenosylhomocysteine nucleosidase, which yields MQQTLLRRLAPLFALFVTTLPCACATTGLVSAASDAQSAHGLIDNSPRIAIATAYDPEFSVLLPSLQQSKEHKVHGVSYWTGELGEQPVILFKTGVSIVNATMNTQRLLGEFNITQIVVSGVAGGLDPDLSIGDVTAPACWAKYDEATYLRETEPGVFKAPFPGVSPLVSPYGFMGTRGVRIATTEDPNPAPRLWFEADSSLLAIAEAASSEADFQQCDQDGICLPGEPDFHIGGAGVSGSVFMDNGAYRDYLHTTFDAQVVEMETAAIAMVAHSNELPFIAFRSVSDLAGGGSANQNEIRAFEHLAAQNSAALVIAFLERMPKP from the coding sequence ATGCAGCAGACTTTACTTCGGAGGCTGGCGCCGTTGTTTGCGCTGTTCGTCACCACACTCCCCTGCGCCTGCGCAACGACAGGTCTAGTTTCCGCTGCAAGCGACGCCCAATCAGCTCACGGCCTGATTGATAACAGCCCGCGGATTGCGATCGCCACCGCATACGATCCGGAATTTTCAGTGCTGTTGCCGTCTCTCCAGCAATCCAAGGAGCACAAGGTGCACGGTGTCTCGTACTGGACAGGAGAATTGGGGGAACAACCGGTCATCCTGTTCAAAACCGGTGTCAGCATCGTCAATGCGACAATGAACACGCAGCGCCTGCTAGGCGAGTTCAATATTACGCAAATCGTGGTGAGCGGTGTTGCCGGGGGCCTGGACCCTGATCTCTCGATTGGGGATGTGACGGCCCCTGCCTGCTGGGCAAAATATGATGAAGCCACCTATTTGCGGGAAACCGAACCAGGTGTCTTCAAGGCCCCCTTTCCGGGTGTCAGTCCCCTCGTCTCGCCATACGGTTTCATGGGAACCAGGGGTGTACGGATCGCAACGACAGAAGATCCAAACCCTGCGCCACGGCTCTGGTTTGAAGCTGACTCAAGCCTCCTCGCAATCGCCGAGGCGGCCTCCTCTGAAGCAGACTTTCAGCAATGCGATCAAGATGGTATTTGCTTGCCCGGCGAGCCTGACTTTCACATTGGCGGCGCCGGCGTTTCCGGATCGGTCTTCATGGACAATGGGGCGTACCGGGATTACCTGCACACGACGTTTGACGCGCAGGTCGTTGAGATGGAAACAGCGGCCATCGCGATGGTCGCCCATTCCAATGAACTTCCCTTCATCGCCTTTCGCAGCGTGTCAGACCTCGCCGGCGGAGGCAGCGCCAACCAAAACGAAATCAGAGCTTTCGAGCACCTCGCCGCCCAAAACTCCGCGGCACTTGTGATCGCGTTCCTTGAACGTATGCCGAAGCCCTGA
- a CDS encoding enoyl-CoA hydratase/isomerase family protein: protein MKSDYQALILEQKDQVLNIKMNRPDRLNALNPQLVSELREVFQSLYFDRSVRVVVLEGAGRAFCAGLDLKDSSENRGKRSMEAGLDNQRSIAEIYVAMRRCPQPIISLVQGAASGGGFALALASDIRILSEDARMNAAFIRIGLSSCDMGVSYFLPRMVGMSLASEYMLTGRFISAQRAMEIGLANRVVHGSEMRKEADGFVEDMLHATPLGLRLTKDGLNIAVDVAGLEAAMAIEDRNQILTANDPNFAEGVAAFFEKRKPNYS, encoded by the coding sequence ATGAAGTCCGACTATCAGGCGCTCATTCTGGAGCAGAAAGATCAGGTCCTGAACATCAAGATGAATCGGCCTGACCGGCTGAACGCCTTGAACCCACAGCTTGTCTCAGAACTGCGGGAAGTTTTTCAGTCGCTTTATTTCGACCGGTCGGTTCGGGTCGTCGTCCTTGAGGGGGCTGGCCGGGCCTTCTGCGCGGGACTGGATCTCAAGGATTCCTCGGAAAACCGCGGAAAGCGCAGTATGGAAGCCGGGCTCGACAATCAGCGGTCGATTGCCGAGATCTATGTCGCCATGCGCCGGTGCCCCCAGCCGATCATCAGCCTCGTCCAGGGGGCGGCCAGCGGCGGAGGGTTTGCGCTCGCGCTGGCATCAGACATTCGGATCCTGTCGGAAGATGCGCGTATGAATGCCGCTTTCATCCGGATCGGGCTGTCATCCTGCGACATGGGTGTGTCCTACTTCCTTCCGCGCATGGTCGGGATGTCGCTTGCCAGCGAGTACATGCTCACCGGACGGTTTATCTCTGCCCAGCGGGCCATGGAAATCGGTCTCGCAAACCGGGTCGTTCATGGCAGTGAGATGCGCAAAGAGGCCGACGGCTTTGTTGAAGACATGCTCCACGCAACGCCGCTCGGACTGCGCCTCACCAAGGATGGCCTGAATATCGCTGTCGATGTGGCGGGACTTGAAGCTGCAATGGCGATTGAAGATCGCAACCAGATCCTGACCGCGAACGACCCGAACTTCGCGGAGGGTGTGGCGGCATTCTTCGAAAAGCGGAAGCCGAACTACTCCTGA
- a CDS encoding TonB-dependent receptor: MNRRTTILKSLCLGASLTAVAVNLPAIAQEADTAATEADAEQADSQNSMKLGSITVTAQRREESANDVPMAIQAFGGEQLDMLQVNEVDDLQALVPSFSVSQSYQGVPTYTLRGIGFNTINVSATSTVGTYVDEVAYPYPIMNSGPMFDIERVEVLKGPQGTLFGRNTTAGLINVVTKKPIDEFQASVSADVGNYDTWNLEGMVNMPISENVQARFAIRSENSDEGWQESITRGEDRGTIDKVGFRAALAIQPTDELEIDFSYNGWINKSDTIGGQGFALTPATDPLSPLAGSGAAFLQPGLLDFILNNQPTEAKQADWAPYASRSGTEFGITGIDGPLEEDSTFDALKLGVSYEFANGMNLVSLTGYNKLEREAVLDWSGAPYTILTQDIDAEIKSFSQELRLEGEAGMAQWMVGAYYSKDEIVDSNVTLLRDNANSNFISTIAAGLGYNAAGTLPLLNPAITPAEIAQTQFLIDNVLNIDPETGLPYSPAELLGAFQKYRDIGNFESTSWSIFANANWDLTPEFVLTTGIRYTQDEQEYLGCSQDIEGSMQPNVNVFNRFFFLSFYQQAAPAAPLLQNQCVTYSETNNAFGYVDSNVDEDNVSWRVALDYTPEQFENILFYGSVSKGYKSASTPVNAASKAEQNFPATQESLLAYELGVKAGLFDSRMQANASVFFYDYTDKQVSAFFPDPIYTALSQLQNAPEGEAYGFEADVTYLVTPELTAIAGLTLLQTEYGSFDTFDFAGRPINSQGDPFLYSPETTASLTLLYDKPITTDLGLRGSLSGRWQSDSTAGDPENPLYDIDSYGVLNGTIGIYSLNDNWEFSIWGQNLTDEYYWQQITSNANVILRFAGRPRTYGATLSYKF, encoded by the coding sequence GTGAATCGTCGAACTACCATTTTAAAATCATTGTGTCTGGGCGCCTCGCTGACTGCGGTCGCTGTCAACCTGCCGGCAATCGCCCAGGAAGCCGATACGGCTGCAACCGAGGCGGATGCCGAACAGGCCGACTCGCAGAATTCCATGAAACTCGGGTCGATTACCGTGACGGCCCAGCGCCGCGAAGAATCAGCCAACGACGTTCCGATGGCCATCCAGGCTTTCGGCGGCGAACAACTCGACATGCTTCAGGTCAACGAAGTGGATGACCTGCAGGCCCTCGTGCCAAGCTTCTCCGTTTCGCAGAGCTATCAGGGTGTCCCGACCTATACGCTGCGCGGCATCGGCTTCAACACGATCAACGTCTCCGCAACCTCGACCGTCGGTACATATGTCGACGAAGTGGCGTACCCCTACCCGATCATGAACTCCGGCCCGATGTTCGACATCGAGCGCGTTGAGGTCCTGAAAGGTCCTCAAGGCACGCTGTTCGGCCGCAACACGACCGCCGGTCTGATCAACGTGGTCACAAAAAAGCCGATCGATGAATTCCAGGCCAGCGTATCTGCCGATGTCGGCAACTACGACACCTGGAACCTCGAAGGCATGGTCAACATGCCGATCTCCGAGAATGTCCAGGCCCGTTTCGCCATCCGTAGCGAAAACAGCGACGAGGGCTGGCAGGAGTCGATTACGCGTGGCGAAGACCGCGGCACGATCGACAAGGTCGGCTTCCGTGCTGCGCTTGCGATCCAGCCCACCGACGAGCTTGAAATCGATTTCTCCTACAATGGCTGGATCAACAAGTCCGACACGATCGGCGGACAGGGCTTCGCTCTGACGCCGGCAACGGACCCGCTGAGCCCGCTTGCCGGCTCCGGCGCTGCTTTCCTCCAGCCGGGCCTGCTCGACTTCATTCTCAACAATCAGCCGACTGAAGCGAAGCAAGCTGACTGGGCGCCCTACGCCAGCCGCTCCGGAACGGAATTTGGTATCACGGGCATCGACGGCCCGCTGGAAGAAGATTCAACGTTCGATGCCCTCAAACTGGGCGTGAGCTATGAGTTCGCCAACGGCATGAACCTCGTCTCCCTGACGGGCTACAACAAGCTGGAACGCGAAGCCGTCCTCGACTGGTCTGGCGCGCCTTATACGATCCTCACGCAGGACATCGACGCCGAGATCAAATCCTTCAGCCAGGAACTCCGCCTCGAAGGAGAGGCCGGAATGGCCCAGTGGATGGTCGGCGCCTATTACAGCAAGGACGAAATCGTCGACTCCAACGTGACGCTGCTGCGGGATAACGCCAACAGCAACTTCATCAGCACGATCGCAGCGGGTCTGGGATACAATGCCGCCGGCACCTTGCCGCTGCTGAATCCAGCCATCACGCCAGCTGAAATTGCGCAGACGCAGTTCCTTATCGATAATGTCCTGAACATCGATCCGGAAACTGGCCTGCCCTACTCACCGGCCGAACTTCTTGGCGCTTTCCAGAAATATCGGGACATCGGCAATTTTGAATCGACCAGCTGGAGTATCTTCGCGAATGCCAACTGGGACCTAACGCCGGAATTCGTGCTGACGACAGGCATCCGCTACACGCAGGATGAACAGGAATACCTCGGTTGTTCTCAGGACATTGAGGGCTCGATGCAGCCAAACGTCAATGTCTTCAACCGGTTCTTCTTCCTGAGCTTCTACCAGCAGGCCGCACCAGCTGCGCCCCTGTTGCAGAACCAGTGCGTGACCTACAGCGAGACGAACAATGCGTTCGGCTACGTCGACTCCAATGTCGATGAAGACAACGTCTCCTGGCGCGTCGCGCTGGACTATACGCCTGAGCAATTCGAGAACATCCTGTTCTACGGATCTGTCTCCAAAGGCTACAAGTCGGCTTCAACCCCGGTGAACGCGGCATCGAAAGCCGAACAGAACTTCCCTGCGACCCAGGAAAGCCTCCTCGCCTACGAACTGGGCGTGAAAGCCGGATTGTTCGACAGCCGCATGCAAGCCAACGCCTCGGTGTTCTTCTATGATTACACTGACAAGCAGGTTTCAGCCTTCTTCCCGGATCCGATCTACACTGCCCTGTCGCAGCTGCAGAACGCACCGGAAGGTGAAGCTTACGGCTTCGAAGCGGACGTGACCTACCTGGTAACACCGGAACTGACCGCAATCGCCGGTCTCACACTGCTTCAGACTGAATATGGCAGCTTCGATACGTTCGACTTTGCAGGCCGCCCGATTAATTCCCAAGGCGACCCCTTCCTGTACAGCCCAGAGACAACGGCCAGCCTGACGCTCCTGTATGACAAGCCGATCACGACGGACCTAGGTTTGCGCGGCTCACTCAGCGGCCGTTGGCAGAGCGACTCCACCGCCGGTGACCCCGAAAACCCGCTCTACGACATCGACTCCTACGGTGTCCTGAACGGAACCATTGGCATCTACTCGTTGAACGACAACTGGGAGTTCTCGATCTGGGGCCAGAACCTGACGGATGAGTACTACTGGCAGCAGATCACCTCCAACGCGAATGTGATCCTCCGCTTCGCTGGTCGTCCCCGCACCTATGGTGCGACGCTCAGCTACAAGTTCTGA
- a CDS encoding NCS2 family permease, translated as MLNKLFDLDARGTTARTEIVAGITTFLAMSYIIFVNPDILANAGMDRGAVFVATCLSAAIGSAIMGLYANYPIAIAPGMGLNAYFTYGVVIGMGLSWQVALMAVFLSGVIFVVLSLLPIREWIINAIPMEMKMAISAGIGLFLIIIGLTGVGIVTSHPATIVGLGDLSQNAALLAIFCFCLIGILEARKVPGGILIGILATTLIGIVFGAAPLPGLLSMPPSIEPTLLAMDWSQALNLGITIIVISFLFVDMFDTAGTLVSVAHRAGLLDNKGNVTNLRRALVADSTATVVGAALGTSSATSYVESVAGVKAGGRTGLTALTVAGLFCLALFFAPLAGAVQPYATMPALVYVGCLMLSGLTHVNWQDPTSFVPAGITAVAMPLTYSIANGIGLGIIVYVVLKLGAGKWRDVGPGALVLAAAFLAKFVFLDSV; from the coding sequence ATGCTCAACAAGTTATTTGATCTGGACGCTCGGGGCACAACGGCCCGAACGGAAATCGTGGCCGGCATCACGACCTTTCTGGCGATGTCCTACATCATCTTCGTCAACCCCGACATTCTGGCGAATGCCGGCATGGACAGGGGCGCCGTGTTCGTCGCGACTTGCCTCTCTGCGGCGATCGGTTCCGCCATCATGGGGCTTTATGCAAATTATCCCATCGCGATTGCGCCCGGCATGGGGCTCAATGCCTATTTCACCTATGGCGTGGTGATCGGCATGGGCTTGTCCTGGCAGGTCGCACTGATGGCGGTGTTCCTGTCTGGCGTCATCTTTGTTGTGTTGAGCCTGCTGCCGATCCGGGAATGGATCATCAATGCCATTCCGATGGAAATGAAGATGGCGATCTCCGCGGGCATAGGCCTGTTCCTGATCATCATCGGCCTGACCGGCGTCGGTATTGTGACTTCCCATCCGGCAACGATTGTCGGCCTCGGCGACCTGTCGCAGAACGCCGCATTGCTCGCGATCTTTTGCTTTTGCCTGATCGGCATCCTCGAAGCGCGGAAGGTGCCAGGCGGCATCCTGATCGGCATTCTTGCCACCACGCTGATCGGCATCGTTTTCGGAGCCGCCCCGCTACCAGGCTTGCTGTCCATGCCGCCTTCCATCGAACCCACCCTGTTGGCGATGGACTGGTCTCAGGCGCTGAACCTCGGAATTACGATCATCGTGATCTCGTTCCTGTTCGTGGACATGTTCGATACTGCGGGCACGCTCGTTTCGGTCGCACACCGCGCCGGCCTTCTGGATAACAAGGGGAATGTCACCAATCTCCGGCGCGCCCTTGTCGCTGACAGCACCGCGACTGTGGTGGGAGCGGCGCTCGGAACATCTTCAGCAACCAGCTACGTTGAAAGCGTTGCGGGCGTGAAAGCCGGCGGACGGACAGGCCTGACGGCACTCACCGTCGCCGGTCTGTTCTGTCTTGCACTGTTCTTCGCCCCTCTTGCCGGGGCGGTACAACCCTATGCGACCATGCCAGCGCTTGTCTATGTCGGGTGCCTGATGCTCAGCGGTCTGACCCATGTGAACTGGCAGGACCCGACCTCCTTCGTACCAGCCGGAATTACCGCCGTGGCGATGCCGCTGACCTATTCCATCGCGAACGGTATCGGCCTCGGGATCATCGTTTATGTTGTCCTGAAACTTGGCGCTGGGAAGTGGCGGGACGTCGGCCCCGGGGCGCTCGTGCTGGCCGCAGCCTTCCTCGCGAAATTTGTGTTCCTCGATTCTGTCTGA
- a CDS encoding acyl-CoA dehydrogenase family protein — protein sequence MDFEDTPEEAAFRKEVRAWIDANAPKHLEDELRRASFGSSAVVSEDPIAAAKAWQKKKFDAGWACLHWPKEYGGAARTPIERVIWGQEEGPYAALGGLFTIGHGMCGPTVMAWASEEQKRELLPPLASGEEVWCQLFSEPAGGSDLAGLRTRAVKADDGSGDWIINGQKIWTSGAQNSDWGLLITRTDPTVPKHKGLTMFFLSMKTPGVKVVPIKQANGASGFNEVYFTDVRIPDAQRLGDVGEGWKVSLTTLMNERLSIGSGMSAGFPELFRFCMEAEVEGRPAVEDSAVRSKLAQFAVRQSGLKYTGMRAITALSKGETPGPENSIGKLVAGATMQDLAIYALDLQGQAGVLWDENSPQNGRFQAMLMRSPATRIEGGSDEILRNIIGERVLGLPGDIRVDKNVPFNEIPTSGTRK from the coding sequence ATGGATTTCGAAGACACACCCGAAGAAGCAGCTTTCCGCAAGGAAGTGCGGGCCTGGATCGACGCGAACGCGCCGAAGCATCTGGAAGACGAACTCCGTCGCGCCAGTTTTGGGTCCAGCGCCGTCGTCAGCGAAGACCCGATCGCTGCCGCGAAGGCTTGGCAGAAGAAGAAATTTGATGCCGGCTGGGCGTGCCTGCATTGGCCGAAGGAATATGGCGGCGCCGCGCGCACGCCGATCGAGCGAGTGATCTGGGGGCAGGAAGAGGGACCTTACGCGGCCCTCGGCGGCCTGTTCACCATCGGTCACGGCATGTGCGGACCGACTGTCATGGCCTGGGCATCGGAAGAACAGAAGCGGGAGCTTCTGCCGCCGCTCGCGAGTGGCGAAGAGGTCTGGTGCCAGCTCTTCTCTGAGCCGGCCGGTGGTTCCGACCTCGCCGGTCTGCGTACGCGGGCTGTGAAAGCAGATGATGGATCCGGTGACTGGATCATCAATGGCCAGAAGATCTGGACCAGCGGCGCTCAGAATTCCGACTGGGGCCTGCTGATCACGCGGACAGACCCAACCGTGCCCAAGCACAAGGGCCTGACCATGTTCTTCCTGTCGATGAAGACACCTGGCGTAAAAGTCGTGCCGATCAAACAGGCGAATGGTGCCTCCGGATTCAATGAGGTCTACTTCACGGATGTACGCATTCCGGATGCCCAGCGCCTCGGCGACGTCGGCGAAGGCTGGAAGGTCTCGCTCACCACACTGATGAACGAGCGCCTGTCCATCGGGTCCGGCATGTCGGCTGGCTTCCCGGAGCTTTTCCGCTTTTGCATGGAGGCGGAAGTGGAAGGCCGCCCAGCCGTTGAGGATTCCGCAGTACGGTCAAAACTCGCCCAATTCGCGGTTCGCCAGAGCGGGCTCAAATATACCGGCATGCGCGCGATTACTGCGCTGTCAAAGGGGGAGACGCCCGGGCCGGAGAATTCCATCGGCAAACTGGTCGCTGGAGCGACCATGCAGGACCTCGCCATCTATGCCCTCGATCTTCAGGGGCAGGCTGGCGTGTTGTGGGATGAGAACAGTCCCCAGAATGGCCGTTTCCAGGCCATGCTGATGCGGTCGCCTGCGACACGTATCGAAGGCGGCTCGGATGAGATCCTTCGAAACATCATAGGCGAGCGGGTGCTTGGGCTTCCGGGGGATATCCGCGTCGACAAGAATGTTCCGTTCAATGAGATACCTACCAGCGGGACGCGCAAATAA
- a CDS encoding fatty acid--CoA ligase has product MSNERTLTKADFDQMLTLGDVARYHAKERPDAVALTFEGRDTSYAAFNRNTNKVANALLAAGVKAGERVAYVGKNSDLYFELLFGAAKMGAVTLPIGWRLAPAEMAYIIQDGLGSLLFVGPEVVDQVEAALAELDNPPKIILMEDDGPDGFVGWRDAQSDSDPGIQISADDVALQLYTSGTTGRPKGAMLSHDNLLGGRREAADTDLPWNQWGPDDVSLVAMPVGHIGGTGWGIVGLFNGAKGVVAREFDPFKVLDFIEQDSISKMFMVPAALQIVVRQPNARKVDYSRLKYILYGASPIPLDLLRECMGVFGCGFCQQYGMTETCGTIVYLPPEDHDPAGNQRMRATGIPMPGVEIRIEDDEGNVLPPHTVGEVVTRSRANMKGYWNLDEATQNTIADDGWLHTGDAGYLDEDGYLYIHDRVKDMIISGGENIYPAEVENAVYGHPDVAEVAIIGVPDEKWGEAVKAVVALKPGAAADADSILKFARDRIAAFKAPKSVEFIEALPRNASGKILKKDLRAPYWQGKDRGVN; this is encoded by the coding sequence ATGAGCAACGAGCGGACACTGACCAAAGCCGATTTCGACCAGATGCTGACATTGGGTGACGTCGCCCGTTACCATGCAAAAGAACGTCCGGATGCTGTCGCCCTCACCTTCGAAGGTCGCGATACATCCTATGCCGCATTCAACCGCAATACCAACAAGGTCGCCAACGCTCTGCTGGCCGCGGGTGTGAAGGCCGGTGAACGCGTTGCTTATGTCGGCAAGAACAGCGACCTTTATTTCGAACTCCTGTTCGGCGCAGCTAAGATGGGCGCCGTGACCCTGCCGATCGGCTGGCGCCTGGCCCCGGCCGAGATGGCTTACATCATTCAGGATGGTCTGGGCTCGCTCCTGTTCGTCGGTCCGGAAGTGGTCGACCAGGTTGAAGCAGCGCTTGCCGAACTCGATAATCCGCCGAAAATCATCCTGATGGAAGACGACGGTCCAGACGGATTTGTCGGCTGGCGCGATGCACAGAGCGATTCCGACCCGGGCATCCAGATTTCTGCAGATGATGTCGCCCTGCAACTCTATACCTCAGGTACAACGGGCCGCCCGAAGGGCGCCATGCTCAGCCATGACAATCTGCTCGGCGGACGGCGCGAAGCCGCCGACACGGATCTGCCGTGGAACCAGTGGGGCCCCGACGATGTCAGTCTGGTCGCCATGCCGGTCGGCCACATTGGTGGCACGGGCTGGGGCATCGTAGGCCTGTTCAACGGTGCCAAGGGCGTCGTTGCCCGTGAATTTGATCCGTTCAAGGTCCTCGACTTCATCGAGCAGGACAGCATCTCGAAAATGTTCATGGTCCCGGCTGCACTACAGATCGTCGTGCGCCAACCGAATGCCCGCAAAGTCGACTATTCGCGGCTGAAGTACATTCTGTATGGCGCCTCTCCCATTCCGCTCGACCTGCTGCGCGAGTGTATGGGAGTGTTCGGCTGCGGCTTCTGCCAGCAATACGGCATGACGGAGACCTGCGGCACGATCGTTTACCTGCCGCCCGAAGATCATGATCCTGCCGGCAATCAGCGCATGCGGGCGACCGGCATTCCGATGCCCGGCGTGGAAATCCGGATCGAAGACGACGAAGGCAACGTCCTGCCACCACACACGGTCGGTGAAGTCGTCACCCGGTCTCGCGCCAATATGAAAGGCTACTGGAACCTGGATGAGGCGACGCAAAACACGATCGCCGACGATGGCTGGCTTCATACCGGCGACGCTGGATACCTGGACGAAGACGGCTACCTCTACATCCACGACCGCGTCAAAGACATGATCATCTCTGGCGGCGAGAACATCTACCCGGCTGAAGTCGAGAACGCCGTTTACGGACATCCGGACGTCGCCGAAGTCGCCATCATTGGGGTGCCGGACGAAAAGTGGGGCGAAGCGGTGAAGGCAGTTGTCGCCCTCAAACCCGGCGCCGCGGCGGATGCGGACTCCATCCTGAAGTTCGCCCGCGACCGGATTGCGGCATTCAAGGCCCCGAAAAGCGTGGAGTTCATCGAAGCCCTGCCCCGCAACGCGTCCGGAAAGATCCTGAAGAAAGACCTGCGTGCGCCCTACTGGCAAGGCAAAGACCGCGGTGTGAACTAG